Proteins co-encoded in one Setaria viridis chromosome 9, Setaria_viridis_v4.0, whole genome shotgun sequence genomic window:
- the LOC117837155 gene encoding protein JINGUBANG, which translates to MAATRKKLIHFLRADPAAVSAASSAMSSPRSFSSNDSSVSDDDGYDNNSSSSSSFPASASSSPSRYSPPKSPWAATTHLPGLGGDSVDPTATGLIASLVKEDGKVYSLAAAGDVLYTGTDSENVRVWRDRRELAGFRTGSGLVKAIVVAADGRIFTGHQDGKVRVWRAGAGGDPAAHRRVGSLPALGDYLVSSVNPSSYVAKGGGRRRRAVWLRHSDAVSCLSLDESAGLLYSGSWDRTFKVWRVSDSRCLESVPAHDDAVNTVAAAGFGGLVLTGSADGTVKVWRREAAVASGDRTRHVLERVLREGDGAVTAVAACPEARAVYVGSSDGLVTCWRWGPGDGGEPRLAGVLTGHRMGVMCLAVYGRVVVSGSADRTLCVWRRDGDGVAGQHQYQHVRLAVLTGHTGPVKCVAVAADVADCGDYAEGERRFVVYSGSLDGSVKVWRLSEDRPLELTVPLMPLLESEAWTALPSPAQAWAPELKRVAAA; encoded by the coding sequence ATGGCGGCCACCCGCAAGAAGCTCATCCACTTCCTCCGCGCCGACCCGGCGGCCGTTTCGGCGGCGTCCTCCGCCATGTCCTCGCCCAGGTCCTTCTCCTCCAACGACTCCTCCGTCTCGGACGACGACGGCTACGACAACaacagctcctcctcctcctccttcccggcctccgcgtcgtcctcgccgtcgcggtACAGCCCGCCCAAGTCGCCCTGGGCGGCCACGACGCATCTCccgggcctcggcggcgactCCGTAgaccccaccgccaccggcctcaTCGCGTCGCTGGTCAAGGAGGACGGCAAGGTCTACTCGCTCGCGGCCGCCGGGGACGTGCTCTACACCGGCACGGACTCGGAGAACGTGCGGGTGTGGCGGGACCGCCGCGAGCTCGCCGGGTTCCGCACGGGGAGCGGCCTCGTCAAGGCCATCGTcgtggcggcggacggccgCATCTTCACGGGCCACCAGGACGGGAAGGTCCGGGTgtggcgcgccggcgccggcggcgaccccgCCGCGCACCGCCGTGTCGGCTCGCTCCCCGCGCTCGGGGACTACCTGGTCAGCTCCGTCAACCCGTCCAGCTACGTCGCgaagggcggcgggcggcgccgccgcgcggtgTGGCTCCGGCACTCGGACGCCGTGTCGTGCCTCAGCCTCGACGAGTCCGCGGGGCTGCTCTACTCGGGCTCCTGGGACCGGACCTTCAAGGTGTGGCGCGTCTCCGACTCGCGCTGCCTCGAGTCCGTGCCCGCGCACGACGACGCCGTCAACACCGTCGCCGCGGCCGGGTTCGGCGGCCTCGTCCTCACCGGCTCCGCCGACGGCACCGTCAAGGTGTGGCgtcgggaggcggcggtggccagcGGCGACCGGACGAGGCACGTCCTGGAGCGGGTGCTCCGGGAGGGCGACGGCGCGGTGACCGCGGTCGCCGCTTGCCCCGAGGCCCGCGCCGTGTACGTGGGCTCCTCGGACGGGCTCGTCACGTGCTGGCGGTGGGGCccaggcgacggcggcgagccgaggCTCGCGGGTGTGCTCACCGGCCACCGGATGGGCGTGATGTGCCTCGCCGTGTACGGGCGCGTCGTCGTCAGCGGGTCCGCCGACCGGACGCTCTGCGtgtggcggcgcgacggcgacggcgtcgcTGGCCAGCACCAGTACCAGCACGTCCGGCTCGCCGTGCTCACCGGGCACACGGGCCCCGTGAAGTGCGTCGCGGTGGCTGCGGACGTTGCGGACTGCGGCGACTACGCGGAGGGCGAGCGGCGGTTCGTGGTGTACAGCGGCAGCCTGGACGGGTCGGTCAAGGTGTGGCGCCTGTCGGAGGACCGCCCGCTCGAGCTGACCGTTCCGCTGATGCCGCTACTGGAGTCGGAGGCATGGACAgcgctgccgtcgccggcgcaggcgtgggCGCCGGAGCTGAAGCGTGTCGCCGCTGCGTGA
- the LOC117835204 gene encoding uncharacterized protein yields the protein MSSANRSRKYESGYQKRKKKQRIEDLTQSQKGAMDKFVRKESTDNQSLGQGQGAALDNNDDNDPTDGQIETENIVGVEEVNDDNIVADVNDSFQPDIFDPRYWDSLDHKQIDILAEKGPTRDLSITKGPKDRYSRRFSALFYTRILSNGEHCDRDWLVYSKELDKVFCFGCKLFTKGHRKGQLANEGFNDWIHLGIRLKEHETSPNHVLSMTTWYELRSRLQKDQTIDKDAQRQLEKEKDHWRKVLFRIVCIVKFLAKHNLAFRGTNSKMYEDSNGNFLGLVEMLAEFDPIIQEHVRRITSEETQAHYLDFKIQNELIHLLASAIKSEIIKKIKSAKYFSVILDCTPDASHQEQMSLIIRYVDSSSSDVRVEESFIGFLDVNDTTGQGIFDVLENELKLLGLDIDDVRGQGYDNGSNMKGKHKGVKKKLLDVNPRAFYSACGCHSLNLTLCDMAKTCGKAKDFFGIIQRIYTTFANSTKKWQILKDNISGLTLKSVSATRWESRVESVKAIRFQCTDIREALLQVSDVDNDPKTSSEAKGLANNELGEYEFILSIVIWYEVLYAVNLVSKHLQAKDMLIDVAIEKVEGLISFFKGYRETGFSEALEIAKGIALEMDIGTTFRKRREIKRKKQFDENLDDTNATTQSAEELFRISYFLPIVDQAISSLTTRFEQYQSYQQNFGFLFTSETLQSLDDTSLKSSCDNLGAVLTKDGKSDVDANDLYVELKFLQHFIPKENMGPIEILKFLKRHDCFPNASIAYRILLTIPVTVASAERSFSKLKLLKSYLRSTMTQQRLNDLATIALESGLLEKIDYEHIIEDFISRNTKRMKYFN from the exons ATGTCTTCTGCAAATCGGTCTAGAAAGTATGAATCTGGTTACCAAAAgcgtaagaaaaaacaaagaatagaggatttaactcaatctcaaaagggtgctatggataaatttgttAGAAAAGAGTCCACCGATAATCAATCACTTGGTCAAGGACAGGGAGCTGCACTTGATAATAATGATGACAATGATCCTACAGATGGTCAGATAGAGACAGAAAATATTGTTGGGGTTGAGGAAGTTAATGATGACAATATTGTTGCAGATGTTAATGATTCCTTTCAGCCTGATATATTTGATCCTAGATATTGGGATTCCCTTGATCATAAACAAATTGATATTTTAGCAGAAAAGGGCCCTACAAGAGATTTATCAATTACAAAAGGTCCTAAGGATAGATATTCCAGAAGGTTTTCTGCACTATTCTATACAAGAATTTTATCAAATGGGGAGCATTGTGATAGAGATTGGCTTGTCTATTCTAAGGAACTCGACAAGGTCTTTTGCTTTGGttgtaaattatttacaaaaggCCATCGAAAAGGTCAGTTGGCAAATGAGGGGTTTAATGACTGGATACATCTTGGTATTAGACTTAAAGAGCATGAGACAAGTCCAAATCATGTTTTGAGTATGACAACTTGGTATGAGTTGCGTAGTAGATTGCAAAAGGATCAAACTATTGATAAAGATGCTCAACGACAActcgagaaagaaaaggaccatTGGAGAAAAGTTTTGTTCAGAATTGTTTGCATTGTTAAATTTCTTGCCAAGCATAATCTAGCTTTTCGTGGGACTAATAGCAAAATGTATGAAGATAGCAATGGGAATTTCTTGGGATTGGTAGAGATGTTGGCTGAATTTGACCCAATTATTCAAGAACATGTTCGTCGTATTACAAGTGAGGAAACTCAAGCTCATTATCTTGATTTTAagattcagaatgagttgatacATTTGCTTGCTTCTGCTATTAAGTCTgaaattattaagaaaataaagagtGCAAAGTACTTCTCTGTCATACTTGATTGTACTCCTGATGCAAGCCACCAAGAACAAATGTCTTTAATTATAAGATATGTTGACTCATCTTCAAGTGATGTTCGCGTAGAAGAATCCTTTATAGGATTTTTGGATGTCAATGATACAACTGGGCAAGGAATTTTTGACGTGCTAGAGAATGAACTAAAGCTCCTTGGTCTTGATATAGATGATGTGAGAGGACAAGGTTATGATAATGGGTCAAATATGAAAGGGAAACATAAAGGGGTAAAAAAGAAACTTTTGGATGTAAATCCTCGTGCTTTCTATTCTGCTTGTGGTTGCCATAGCCTTAATTTAACACTTTGTGATATGGCTAAGACTTGTGGTAAAGCTAAGGATTTCTTTGGAATCATCCAGCGCATCTATACAACTTTTGCTAATTCTACCAAGAAATGGCAGATTCTGAAAGATAACATATCAGGATTGACTCTTAAGTCAGTATCAGCTACACGTTGGGAGAGTCGTGTTGAAAGTGTTAAAGCTATAAGATTTCAGTGCACAGACATTCGAGAGGCTCTACTTCAG GTATCTGATGTTGATAATGATCCAAAAACAAGCAGTGAGGCTAAGGGCTTGGCAAACAATGAACTTGGAGAATATGAATTTATATTGTCAATCGTCATTTGGTATGAGGTATTATATGCCGTTAATTTAGTAAGCAAACACTTGcaagcaaaagatatgcttaTTGATGTTGCCATTGAGAAAGTGGAAGGGTTGATTTCTTTCTTCAAGGGTTATAGGGAAACTGGTTTCTCAGAAGCATTAGAGATTGCCAAAGGGATTGCACTTGAGATGGATATTGGTACAACGTTTCGTAAAAGAagagaaattaaaagaaagaaacaatttgatgagaACCTAGATGACACAAATGCTACTACACAATCTGCCGAGGAGCTATTTAGAATAAGCTATTTTTTACCTATTGTTGATCAAGCAATTTCCTCACTCACAACAAGATTTGAACAGTACCAGAGTTACCAACAAAATTTTGGTTTCCTATTTACCTCTGAAACATTACAATCATTGGATGACACGAGTTTGAAATCTTCTTGTGATAATCTTGGGGCTGTCCTTACAAAAGACGGAAAATCTGATGTTGATGCCAATGATTTGTATGTGGAGTTAAAGTTTCTTCAACATTTCATTCCTAAAGAAAATATGGGTCCTATTGAAATTCTAAAGTTCCTAAAGCGGCATGACTGTTTTCCCAATGCAAGTATTGCATATAGAATTCTGTTGACCATTCCTGTGACCGTTGCATCAGCAGAgcgaagcttttcaaaattgaaactATTGAAGTCATATTTACGTTCGACAATGACACAACAAAGACTTAATGATTTGGCTACAATAGCACTTGAAAGTGGATTACTGGAGAAGATTGATTATGAGCATATTattgaagatttcatttcaAGGAATACTAAAAGAATGAAGTACTtcaattaa